In a single window of the Fibrobacter sp. UWB15 genome:
- a CDS encoding choice-of-anchor I family protein — MNKILLSASLLLCAGFCFAKNAVPAGPFQWGHTLKPLSTTKMSTAEISAYMPAKKKLFVVGDANVVEVVDLSNPSEAKKISEVQIPGNASSVTVHGDLVAVSMLEVEEWRNGQVQVMRYTDKLEELGLYTVCSQPDMIKFTPDGKNLLVACEGSPSTDFAVDPDGGIGFLTVAKADAESWKTAEFAVAGFDHLDTNRLKNAGVRAPGNQGFLKSLEPEYITVSDDSKLAWVSLQENNAMAIIDVPAKKIKKVFPLGFVDHSRNGFAIDAVSDGKIDIKNYYPLRGLRQPDGIAAFTAGDRHFVLTANEGAPVNDYKAWTDVTSVQELVAQGRLDETVFTEKITTDLKDLSVSALERCDEGKYRTHNGKCPYAYTFGSRSVSIFDGETGKLLWDSGEMFERVLAKIAPEYFNWNSKKGKAKMDKRSSDKGCEPENVTVGEVDRRRYAFVGLERTSGVAVFDITDPEAPKLVDYYLDPLDRGPEGILFIPAENSPMKGQALLVVGYEYSKTLTIYTIK, encoded by the coding sequence ATGAATAAGATTCTTTTGAGTGCAAGCCTGCTTTTGTGCGCAGGCTTTTGTTTTGCTAAAAATGCAGTGCCCGCCGGACCGTTCCAGTGGGGGCATACGCTTAAACCGCTTTCGACGACTAAAATGTCTACGGCAGAAATTTCGGCTTATATGCCTGCCAAGAAAAAACTGTTTGTCGTAGGTGATGCTAATGTCGTCGAAGTGGTGGACTTGAGCAATCCGAGCGAAGCCAAAAAGATTTCTGAAGTACAGATTCCGGGTAATGCCTCTAGCGTGACGGTTCATGGCGACTTGGTCGCGGTTAGCATGCTTGAAGTCGAAGAATGGCGCAATGGCCAAGTACAGGTGATGCGTTATACAGACAAACTTGAAGAGCTTGGATTGTATACGGTCTGCAGCCAGCCGGACATGATCAAGTTTACGCCCGATGGCAAGAACTTGCTGGTGGCCTGCGAAGGCTCGCCGAGTACGGATTTCGCGGTAGACCCTGATGGCGGTATTGGATTCTTGACAGTTGCTAAGGCGGACGCCGAATCGTGGAAAACTGCGGAATTTGCGGTGGCAGGATTTGATCATCTCGACACGAATAGACTTAAGAATGCTGGCGTACGTGCTCCCGGAAATCAGGGCTTTCTGAAATCACTGGAACCGGAATACATTACGGTTTCTGACGATTCCAAACTGGCGTGGGTGAGCCTGCAAGAAAATAACGCCATGGCAATCATCGATGTGCCGGCCAAGAAAATCAAGAAGGTGTTCCCGCTGGGTTTTGTAGACCATTCCAGAAACGGTTTTGCAATTGATGCCGTGAGCGACGGAAAGATTGATATCAAGAATTATTACCCGCTGCGTGGGCTTCGCCAGCCTGATGGCATTGCCGCTTTTACGGCAGGCGACAGACACTTTGTGCTGACGGCAAACGAAGGTGCTCCTGTCAATGATTACAAGGCGTGGACCGATGTAACGAGCGTGCAGGAACTTGTGGCACAGGGCCGTTTGGATGAAACCGTGTTTACGGAAAAGATAACGACAGATTTGAAGGATCTTTCTGTCAGCGCGCTGGAGCGTTGCGATGAGGGTAAGTACCGTACCCATAACGGCAAGTGTCCTTACGCCTATACGTTCGGTTCTCGCTCCGTGAGCATTTTTGACGGCGAAACGGGAAAACTGCTCTGGGATTCCGGAGAAATGTTTGAACGTGTTTTGGCAAAAATTGCGCCGGAATACTTTAACTGGAATTCCAAGAAAGGCAAGGCGAAGATGGACAAGCGCAGTTCGGATAAGGGCTGCGAACCCGAGAATGTGACCGTGGGTGAGGTCGATAGACGTCGCTACGCTTTTGTAGGCTTGGAACGTACGAGCGGTGTAGCGGTGTTCGATATTACGGACCCGGAAGCGCCTAAGCTGGTGGATTACTATTTGGATCCGCTAGACCGCGGCCCCGAAGGAATTCTCTTCATTCCTGCTGAAAATAGCCCGATGAAAGGCCAAGCATTACTTGTCGTCGGCTATGAATACAGCAAGACCCTGACGATTTATACAATCAAATAA